In Nerophis ophidion isolate RoL-2023_Sa linkage group LG03, RoL_Noph_v1.0, whole genome shotgun sequence, the following are encoded in one genomic region:
- the asmt2 gene encoding acetylserotonin O-methyltransferase 2 isoform X1 has protein sequence MAEHLSQSELDYPFKLLEYLNGYRVSKVIFAACELGVFDLLMRSPGAMSALQVAEVLDANADGIERLLDALAGIEILQVDTAAGTALYNSTDVANTYLARGGAKSLHDMVAYHSQTIYPLWNNMADAVREGKNQNQKTFGIPPEEVFEAIYRSEDEMVKFMGLMNSSWNLDGQDVVTAFNLSCFQKIVDLGGKSGHQRAESTHVQHFGSLSSFLPGCTGALARELAKAYPSSSITVFELPRVVEMAQKHFPQENDTFTFLSGDFFHGDVPPADLYVLARILHDWSEEKCLTLLKKLHRACKPGGGVLLVEAMLLENRRGPIMAQLFSLNMLVQTEGREHPASQYTKILDQSGFAHVQVCRTGKSYDAILAIR, from the exons ATGGCTGAGCATCTGTCCCAGAGCGAGCTGGACTATCCTTTTAAACTACTCGAGTACTTGAACGGCTATCGGGTGTCAAAG GTGATCTTTGCCGCCTGCGAGCTGGGTGTCTTCGATCTCCTGATGAGGTCCCCGGGGGCCATGAGCGCTCTCCAGGTGGCCGAGGTCCTGGACGCCAACGCCGATGGCATAGAGAGGCTGCTGGACGCCTTGGCGGGTATTGAGATCCTGCAGGTGGATACGGCGGCTGGGACAG CACTTTACAACAGCACTGATGTGGCCAACACTTACTTGGCCAGGGGGGGCGCCAAATCGCTCCATGACATGGTCGCCTACCATTCGCAGACCATCTACCCGCTGTGGAACAACATGGCCGACGCCGTCAG GGAGGGCAAGAACCAAAACCAGAAGACCTTCGGCATACCGCCTGAAGAGGTGTTTGAGGCCATCTACAG GTCGGAGGATGAGATGGTGAAGTTCATGGGTCTGATGAACTCCTCCTGGAATTTGGACGGACAGGACGTCGTGACGGCGTTCAACCTCTCCTGCTTCCAGAAGATAGTCGATCTCGGAGGTAAGAGCGGCCACCAGAGAGCAGAATCGACGCATGTACAGCACTTTGGGAGTTTGTCTTCTTTTCTCCCAGGGTGCACAGGTGCACTGGCGCGAGAGTTAGCAAAGGCGTATCCCTCCTCATCCATCACGGTCTTTGAACTCCCGCGGGTGGTGGAGATGGCCCAGAAACATTTCCCTCAAGAGAACGACACCTTCACTTTCCTCAGCG GAGATTTCTTCCACGGGGACGTTCCTCCCGCCGACTTGTACGTCCTGGCCCGAATCCTTCACGACTGGTCCGAGGAGAAATGTCTGACGCTGCTCAAGAAGCTCCACCGTGCCTGCAAACCAG GCGGTGGAGTCCTGCTGGTGGAGGCCATGCTGCTGGAGAACCGTCGCGGCCCCATCATGGCGCAGCTCTTCTCCCTCAACATGCTGGTGCAGACGGAAGGCCGGGAGCACCCTGCTTCTCAGTACACCAAGATTTTAGACCAGAGCGGCTTTGCCCACGTGCAAGTGTGCCGCACGGGAAAGTCCTACGACGCCATCTTGGCCATTAGATGA
- the asmt2 gene encoding acetylserotonin O-methyltransferase 2 isoform X2, giving the protein MAEHLSQSELDYPFKLLEYLNGYRVSKVIFAACELGVFDLLMRSPGAMSALQVAEVLDANADGIERLLDALAGIEILQVDTAAGTALYNSTDVANTYLARGGAKSLHDMVAYHSQTIYPLWNNMADAVREGKNQNQKTFGIPPEEVFEAIYRSEDEMVKFMGLMNSSWNLDGQDVVTAFNLSCFQKIVDLGGCTGALARELAKAYPSSSITVFELPRVVEMAQKHFPQENDTFTFLSGDFFHGDVPPADLYVLARILHDWSEEKCLTLLKKLHRACKPGGGVLLVEAMLLENRRGPIMAQLFSLNMLVQTEGREHPASQYTKILDQSGFAHVQVCRTGKSYDAILAIR; this is encoded by the exons ATGGCTGAGCATCTGTCCCAGAGCGAGCTGGACTATCCTTTTAAACTACTCGAGTACTTGAACGGCTATCGGGTGTCAAAG GTGATCTTTGCCGCCTGCGAGCTGGGTGTCTTCGATCTCCTGATGAGGTCCCCGGGGGCCATGAGCGCTCTCCAGGTGGCCGAGGTCCTGGACGCCAACGCCGATGGCATAGAGAGGCTGCTGGACGCCTTGGCGGGTATTGAGATCCTGCAGGTGGATACGGCGGCTGGGACAG CACTTTACAACAGCACTGATGTGGCCAACACTTACTTGGCCAGGGGGGGCGCCAAATCGCTCCATGACATGGTCGCCTACCATTCGCAGACCATCTACCCGCTGTGGAACAACATGGCCGACGCCGTCAG GGAGGGCAAGAACCAAAACCAGAAGACCTTCGGCATACCGCCTGAAGAGGTGTTTGAGGCCATCTACAG GTCGGAGGATGAGATGGTGAAGTTCATGGGTCTGATGAACTCCTCCTGGAATTTGGACGGACAGGACGTCGTGACGGCGTTCAACCTCTCCTGCTTCCAGAAGATAGTCGATCTCGGAG GGTGCACAGGTGCACTGGCGCGAGAGTTAGCAAAGGCGTATCCCTCCTCATCCATCACGGTCTTTGAACTCCCGCGGGTGGTGGAGATGGCCCAGAAACATTTCCCTCAAGAGAACGACACCTTCACTTTCCTCAGCG GAGATTTCTTCCACGGGGACGTTCCTCCCGCCGACTTGTACGTCCTGGCCCGAATCCTTCACGACTGGTCCGAGGAGAAATGTCTGACGCTGCTCAAGAAGCTCCACCGTGCCTGCAAACCAG GCGGTGGAGTCCTGCTGGTGGAGGCCATGCTGCTGGAGAACCGTCGCGGCCCCATCATGGCGCAGCTCTTCTCCCTCAACATGCTGGTGCAGACGGAAGGCCGGGAGCACCCTGCTTCTCAGTACACCAAGATTTTAGACCAGAGCGGCTTTGCCCACGTGCAAGTGTGCCGCACGGGAAAGTCCTACGACGCCATCTTGGCCATTAGATGA